One window of the Labilibaculum sp. genome contains the following:
- the gldL gene encoding gliding motility protein GldL, producing the protein MNITELVQSPRWKKFMGYVYGWGASVVLIGALFKIQHYPYAGELLTVGMTVEAIIFFFSAFEPPHEQPDWSLVYPELIGLEPREGGTGAGVQVEGLEQLQSFLEKISVHPDKISNLSQGLAKLTNAAENLSNLSEAAVATNGYIESIQKAASSVGEFSNQYAESTEELSNSAQKLSNSYQETANTISSSGEGFAKNVNESGNKLVESYQETANTISLSGENFAKNINESGNQLLESYQNLDKSLQTGFDKISENSNTFNGSMSTLNNNLSSLNAIYELQLKQGNEQMTNSKTVHQDLGKVLETLTVTLQNAQAYKKETEQLNENLAALNTIYGNMLSAMDVRKKN; encoded by the coding sequence ATGAATATTACCGAACTTGTTCAATCTCCTAGATGGAAGAAATTTATGGGCTATGTATATGGCTGGGGTGCTTCCGTAGTTTTGATTGGTGCATTATTTAAAATACAGCATTACCCATATGCCGGAGAACTTCTTACTGTTGGTATGACTGTGGAGGCTATTATCTTTTTCTTCTCGGCTTTTGAACCGCCACACGAGCAACCAGACTGGAGTTTAGTATATCCAGAATTAATTGGATTGGAACCAAGAGAAGGTGGTACCGGAGCTGGTGTCCAGGTTGAAGGGCTGGAACAATTACAATCATTTCTGGAGAAAATAAGTGTTCATCCGGATAAAATATCGAATTTAAGTCAAGGACTTGCAAAATTAACCAATGCTGCAGAAAACCTTTCAAACCTGTCAGAAGCAGCTGTTGCAACCAATGGTTATATTGAAAGTATACAGAAAGCAGCAAGCTCTGTTGGTGAATTTTCTAACCAATACGCTGAATCAACCGAAGAATTATCCAATTCAGCTCAAAAACTAAGTAATTCATACCAGGAAACTGCTAATACAATTAGTAGTTCAGGTGAAGGTTTTGCTAAAAATGTTAATGAGTCAGGAAATAAATTAGTAGAGTCTTATCAAGAAACTGCAAATACAATCTCTTTATCAGGTGAAAATTTTGCTAAAAATATAAACGAGTCAGGAAATCAGTTGTTAGAGTCCTATCAAAATTTGGACAAATCTTTACAAACCGGATTTGATAAAATTTCTGAAAACAGCAATACGTTTAATGGTTCCATGTCAACCTTGAATAACAACCTGTCATCACTAAACGCAATTTATGAGTTGCAATTGAAACAAGGTAACGAACAAATGACAAACTCAAAAACTGTACATCAGGATTTGGGTAAAGTTCTTGAAACTCTTACTGTAACTCTACAAAATGCACAAGCTTACAAAAAAGAAACCGAACAGTTAAACGAAAACCTTGCCGCACTTAATACCATTTATGGTAATATGCTGAGCGCCATGGATGTAAGAAAGAAAAATTAA
- the gldM gene encoding gliding motility protein GldM yields MGATNCKETPRQKMIGMMYLFLTAMLAINVSNEVLNAFTIIDNGLSKTIQTFEEKNENKYKDFQIALEANPAKVQDAWDNANNIKFESNKLYNLIDSLKHRIVKTADGPEYDMNNIESRDNLDVPPEIMIIGGKGKILREAIDSYRNLVLSHVAGKDSTLRKAIMKTLNTEKPKKMTKGDPNYSWESLQFSHTPLIGAVTLLSKIQTDIRSTESDIVSYLFNQIEAESFKFNKLRAEVFSPSNYILKGDTYEAQVFLAAIDTTQNPKIVVDRTGPIRIFKEGRGIYTAKADKVGEVKWGGVITYTSPSGIDKKYDFESSYIVAEPNVVVSATKMNVFYVGVDNPVSVSAPGFSSDRVRASMDNGSLVKKGDAYIARPKVAFKNAKVLVEAQFEDGWRPLRTVDFRVKPIPDPVAKVAGLSGGKIKKNLLLAQTGVDAVMDNFDFDLKFKITGFTVSTIVKNFTVDQESRSDVFTKEQIEMFRNLKRSQKLYIEDIRAVGPDGVTRNLPTISFRIE; encoded by the coding sequence ATGGGAGCAACGAATTGTAAAGAAACACCACGGCAAAAAATGATTGGGATGATGTATTTATTCCTAACAGCGATGTTAGCGATAAATGTATCAAACGAAGTCCTTAATGCTTTCACGATTATAGATAATGGTTTGTCGAAAACCATTCAGACATTCGAAGAAAAAAATGAAAATAAATACAAGGATTTCCAAATTGCCCTGGAAGCAAACCCGGCTAAAGTTCAGGATGCCTGGGATAATGCAAACAACATAAAATTCGAATCAAATAAATTGTACAATTTAATCGATTCTCTGAAACATAGAATCGTTAAAACTGCAGATGGTCCTGAATACGATATGAATAACATCGAGAGTAGAGACAACTTGGATGTGCCTCCTGAAATTATGATTATTGGAGGAAAGGGTAAAATTTTAAGAGAAGCCATTGATTCCTATCGTAATTTGGTATTAAGTCACGTTGCAGGAAAAGATTCTACTCTGCGTAAAGCAATTATGAAAACTCTGAATACAGAAAAACCAAAAAAGATGACAAAAGGTGATCCTAATTATTCTTGGGAATCTCTACAATTTTCACATACGCCATTAATTGGAGCAGTCACACTTCTTTCTAAAATTCAGACAGATATCCGCAGTACTGAATCGGATATCGTGAGTTATTTATTCAATCAAATTGAAGCAGAATCCTTTAAATTCAATAAATTAAGAGCAGAAGTATTTTCACCTTCGAATTATATTTTAAAAGGTGACACCTACGAAGCTCAGGTTTTTCTTGCTGCTATTGATACGACACAAAACCCTAAAATAGTAGTAGATAGAACAGGTCCAATTAGAATATTCAAAGAGGGCCGGGGTATTTATACTGCAAAAGCAGATAAGGTTGGTGAAGTGAAATGGGGTGGTGTGATCACTTATACAAGTCCATCAGGAATTGACAAAAAATATGACTTTGAATCAAGTTATATTGTAGCAGAGCCTAATGTTGTTGTATCTGCTACCAAAATGAATGTATTCTATGTAGGTGTTGACAATCCGGTAAGTGTTTCTGCTCCGGGATTTTCATCGGACAGAGTACGTGCCAGCATGGACAATGGTAGTTTGGTTAAAAAAGGAGATGCTTATATTGCAAGACCAAAAGTTGCATTTAAGAATGCAAAGGTACTGGTTGAAGCACAATTTGAGGATGGTTGGAGACCATTGCGAACTGTTGATTTTAGAGTAAAACCAATTCCAGATCCTGTTGCTAAAGTGGCAGGTTTAAGTGGAGGTAAAATTAAAAAGAATCTGCTCTTGGCGCAAACAGGTGTTGATGCAGTCATGGATAATTTTGATTTCGACTTGAAGTTTAAGATTACCGGTTTTACCGTTTCTACAATTGTAAAAAACTTTACTGTTGATCAGGAATCCAGATCGGATGTATTTACCAAGGAACAAATTGAGATGTTTCGAAATCTAAAAAGAAGTCAGAAACTATATATTGAAGATATTAGGGCAGTTGGTCCGGATGGTGTGACCAGAAACTTACCGACAATTTCATTTAGAATTGAGTAA
- a CDS encoding SUMF1/EgtB/PvdO family nonheme iron enzyme, with translation MNKLLTTLCVIVLLFLTSCGKNTGNGELTGAGQRGKWFEPKPYGMVLIPRGSFTVGPNDQDVAWALNATAKTVSVESYWMDETEITNNEYRQFVYWVRDSMARELLGQQFEEFLIAEDDNGNPIDPPFINWNERLEWDNEEYAEILEDMYLPVNERFFRNKEIDSRKLKYQYEWVDLQQAAKKSNRYNYETGEYEGMVDDYKGGRKQIEDRSSFIMKEALNIYPDTLCWIQDFTYSYNEPWTKQYFWHPGYDDYPVVGVSWKQASAFSIWRTRFHNSALKAEGDYPVQDYRLPTESEWEYAARGGIALNMYPWGGPYTRNDQGCFLANFKPLRGNYVDDGGLVTLPVGSYEPNEFGLYDMAGNVAEWTSGAYDESAYSFTHDMNPNYEYNALPDDPPALKRKVTRGGSWKDIGYYLQCATRTYEYQDTAKSYIGFRCVRTHLGN, from the coding sequence ATGAATAAACTACTTACAACACTTTGTGTAATTGTTTTATTGTTCTTAACCAGCTGTGGTAAAAACACTGGGAACGGAGAACTTACCGGTGCGGGTCAGAGAGGTAAATGGTTTGAACCTAAACCATATGGTATGGTATTGATTCCACGTGGAAGCTTTACTGTAGGTCCAAATGATCAGGATGTTGCTTGGGCACTTAATGCAACGGCAAAAACCGTATCCGTTGAATCTTATTGGATGGATGAAACCGAAATTACAAACAATGAGTATCGTCAGTTTGTATATTGGGTTAGAGATTCTATGGCACGAGAACTATTAGGACAACAATTTGAAGAGTTCTTAATTGCTGAAGATGACAATGGCAATCCAATAGATCCTCCTTTTATTAATTGGAACGAAAGATTGGAATGGGACAATGAAGAATATGCTGAAATTCTGGAAGACATGTATTTGCCTGTTAATGAAAGATTTTTCAGAAATAAAGAAATTGATTCCCGTAAACTAAAGTATCAGTACGAGTGGGTTGATCTTCAGCAGGCTGCAAAAAAATCAAACCGGTACAATTATGAAACGGGAGAATACGAAGGTATGGTTGATGATTACAAAGGTGGCCGCAAACAAATTGAAGACCGGTCTTCTTTTATCATGAAAGAAGCCCTTAATATTTATCCGGATACCTTATGCTGGATTCAGGATTTTACCTACTCATATAACGAACCTTGGACAAAACAATATTTTTGGCACCCTGGTTATGATGATTATCCTGTAGTTGGTGTTTCCTGGAAGCAAGCGTCTGCATTTTCTATTTGGAGAACCCGTTTTCACAATTCTGCATTAAAAGCAGAAGGTGATTATCCCGTTCAGGATTATCGTTTGCCTACTGAATCAGAATGGGAATATGCAGCCAGAGGAGGCATTGCTTTAAATATGTACCCTTGGGGTGGACCCTATACAAGAAACGACCAAGGATGTTTTCTTGCTAATTTTAAACCTCTTCGGGGAAATTACGTAGATGATGGTGGTCTTGTAACCCTGCCTGTTGGCAGCTATGAGCCAAATGAGTTTGGATTGTACGATATGGCCGGGAATGTTGCAGAATGGACTTCAGGAGCTTACGATGAGTCGGCTTATTCGTTTACTCACGATATGAATCCTAATTATGAATACAATGCATTACCAGATGATCCGCCAGCTTTAAAAAGAAAAGTAACCAGAGGAGGATCATGGAAAGATATAGGATACTATTTGCAGTGTGCAACCAGAACTTACGAGTATCAGGATACTGCAAAATCTTATATTGGATTCCGTTGTGTTAGAACTCATTTAGGTAATTAA
- the topA gene encoding type I DNA topoisomerase, which yields MVENLVIVESPAKAKTIEKFLGKNFVVKSSFGHIRDLEKKDFGIDIKNNFTPNYIVSTDKKKVVAELKKLAKEATTVWIASDEDREGEAIAWHLYEVLKLKKENTKRIVFHEITKEAILNAIENPRDIDVNLVNAQQARRILDRLVGFEVSPVLWKKVKPQLSAGRVQSVAVRLIVEREREIIDFTSESYFKVIALLTVTDGNGDEKKLKAELPKRFSTKEETLKFLNSCKNAEYRVNDIEKKPSIRKPAAPFTTSTLQQEASRKLGFSVAQTMTVAQRLYEAGNITYMRTDSVNLSETALTAAKEEITRRHGSEYVQIRRYKTKNKGAQEAHEAIRPTYLNKEEISGESNEIRLYNLIWKRTIASQMADAKLEKTNIKIGISTNKKELIASGEMIKFDGFFRVYMESSDDENQKEEETLLPTVTVGDLLHEEMMNATQNFTYRPARYTEASLVKKLEELGIGRPSTYAPTITTVQNRGYVVKESRDGIERNYEVITLVNNSISEETKTQITGAENKKLFPADIGMVVTDFLNKHFTTIMNYNFTADVEKEFDDIAVGKLVWYEMIGKFYNPFHANVEKTLEESERETGERILGKDPVTGKVILVRIGRYGPMAQLGESSDDEEAEAPKFASLRTGQHLETITLEEAIDLFKLPRDLGLYEDKKVVVAIGRFGPYVRHDGKFASLKKDVDDPMEIDLERAIVLIEEKKEKDRLKHIKSFDEDADLQILNGRWGPYISYQKENYRLAKDLEDPTTLSYEDCLKIIKAAPKKKTAKKAPVKKKTAAIKKTAVTKKAKK from the coding sequence ATGGTAGAGAATTTAGTTATAGTCGAGTCCCCTGCAAAAGCAAAAACCATCGAAAAGTTTTTAGGCAAAAACTTTGTTGTTAAGTCTAGCTTTGGGCACATTAGAGACTTAGAGAAGAAAGATTTTGGAATTGACATTAAGAATAATTTCACCCCCAATTATATTGTTTCTACAGATAAAAAAAAGGTAGTTGCTGAATTAAAGAAATTAGCGAAAGAAGCTACTACGGTTTGGATCGCATCTGATGAGGATCGAGAGGGAGAAGCAATTGCATGGCACCTATATGAAGTATTAAAGCTTAAAAAAGAAAATACAAAACGTATCGTTTTTCATGAGATTACAAAAGAGGCAATTTTAAATGCTATTGAAAATCCACGTGATATTGATGTAAATTTGGTAAATGCGCAGCAGGCCAGAAGAATTTTAGACAGATTGGTTGGTTTTGAAGTTTCTCCTGTTTTATGGAAAAAAGTTAAACCACAATTATCTGCCGGACGTGTACAATCGGTTGCTGTACGATTAATTGTTGAAAGAGAACGGGAAATTATTGACTTTACCTCTGAATCTTATTTTAAAGTTATAGCTCTTCTTACCGTAACAGATGGTAATGGTGATGAAAAAAAGCTTAAAGCAGAACTTCCCAAACGATTTTCAACAAAAGAGGAAACGCTTAAATTTTTAAATAGCTGTAAAAATGCTGAGTACCGGGTTAATGATATCGAGAAAAAACCATCAATTCGTAAACCGGCAGCACCATTTACCACATCGACTTTGCAACAAGAGGCAAGTAGAAAACTAGGCTTTTCGGTAGCACAAACAATGACTGTTGCTCAACGCCTTTATGAAGCTGGAAACATTACCTACATGAGAACCGATTCGGTTAATCTTTCGGAAACTGCACTTACAGCAGCTAAAGAAGAAATCACCAGACGTCATGGTTCTGAATATGTCCAAATCAGAAGATATAAAACAAAAAATAAAGGAGCGCAGGAAGCTCACGAAGCAATTCGTCCTACTTATTTAAATAAGGAAGAAATTTCGGGAGAGTCTAATGAAATTCGTTTGTACAATTTAATTTGGAAGCGAACCATTGCATCACAGATGGCTGACGCAAAGCTTGAAAAAACAAATATCAAGATTGGTATCTCAACAAACAAGAAGGAGTTGATAGCATCTGGCGAAATGATTAAATTCGACGGATTTTTTAGAGTGTATATGGAATCTTCAGATGATGAAAATCAGAAAGAAGAAGAAACACTTTTGCCTACAGTTACGGTTGGCGATTTACTCCACGAAGAAATGATGAATGCCACTCAGAATTTCACTTATCGTCCTGCAAGATATACCGAAGCCAGCTTAGTGAAGAAATTAGAAGAACTGGGAATTGGCCGGCCATCCACTTACGCTCCAACAATTACAACTGTTCAAAATCGAGGATATGTTGTAAAAGAATCCCGTGATGGAATAGAAAGAAATTATGAGGTTATAACACTGGTTAATAATAGTATATCGGAAGAAACCAAGACTCAGATAACCGGAGCAGAAAACAAAAAACTTTTTCCTGCGGATATAGGAATGGTAGTTACTGACTTTTTAAATAAGCACTTTACCACAATAATGAATTACAATTTCACTGCTGATGTGGAAAAAGAATTCGATGATATCGCTGTAGGGAAGTTAGTGTGGTACGAAATGATTGGAAAATTCTATAATCCATTTCATGCTAACGTCGAAAAAACTCTTGAAGAATCGGAAAGAGAAACTGGAGAAAGAATTCTTGGCAAAGATCCGGTGACAGGAAAAGTGATACTTGTGCGTATTGGAAGATATGGTCCAATGGCACAACTAGGAGAAAGTTCTGATGATGAAGAGGCTGAAGCACCAAAATTTGCAAGCCTTCGTACTGGCCAGCACTTGGAAACAATCACACTTGAGGAAGCCATCGACTTATTTAAGCTTCCCAGAGATCTTGGCCTATACGAAGACAAGAAAGTAGTTGTAGCAATTGGTCGATTTGGCCCATACGTTCGTCACGATGGAAAATTTGCTTCTTTAAAGAAAGATGTAGATGATCCTATGGAAATTGATTTGGAAAGAGCAATTGTTCTTATAGAGGAAAAAAAGGAGAAAGACAGATTGAAGCATATTAAGTCTTTTGATGAAGATGCAGATCTGCAGATCCTTAATGGTCGTTGGGGGCCTTATATTTCTTACCAAAAGGAAAATTACCGTCTGGCTAAAGATTTGGAAGATCCAACAACACTGAGTTATGAGGATTGCTTAAAAATTATTAAAGCGGCACCTAAGAAGAAAACAGCTAAAAAAGCACCAGTCAAAAAGAAAACTGCCGCAATAAAGAAGACTGCAGTAACAAAGAAGGCAAAAAAATAA
- a CDS encoding type IX secretion system membrane protein PorP/SprF produces MKKFIFFIFLFCYTLLIKAQQDPQFSQNMFNILSVNPAFAGADKDIFVSAINRQQWVGFENAPVTTVFNISSPVAFLGADHGIGLTILSDKLGFEKNTGMRFSYAYQKKTGESSLNIGFSFGFQNNSLKGEWFVPEGDGFSTPEEDFGSLAVDDSKMFFDLGLGIYYKTDNFYVGTSVSHLNKPNIGYNENIETYLARHYYVMAGYRYELNESWEVLPSVFYKTDAVVSQFDLNTNIRYNKKIWGGVSYRVDDAIVGMLGVLFNNGIQIGYAYDISTSKIARGSHEFLLAYRFSTKLEKQHQKYKSIRFL; encoded by the coding sequence ATGAAAAAATTTATTTTCTTCATATTTTTGTTTTGCTATACCTTATTAATAAAGGCTCAGCAAGATCCGCAGTTCAGTCAAAACATGTTCAATATTCTCTCTGTGAATCCTGCATTTGCCGGGGCAGATAAAGATATTTTTGTATCAGCAATTAATCGTCAACAATGGGTTGGTTTCGAAAATGCCCCTGTTACTACAGTTTTTAATATAAGCTCACCAGTTGCATTTTTAGGCGCAGATCATGGAATTGGATTGACCATACTAAGTGATAAATTAGGTTTTGAAAAGAATACCGGCATGCGTTTTAGCTATGCATATCAAAAAAAAACAGGTGAAAGTTCTTTAAATATTGGGTTTAGTTTCGGTTTTCAAAACAATTCCCTTAAAGGGGAATGGTTTGTTCCCGAAGGAGATGGTTTTTCAACACCTGAAGAAGATTTTGGTTCTTTAGCTGTTGATGACAGTAAAATGTTTTTTGATTTAGGGCTGGGAATTTATTATAAAACTGACAACTTTTATGTAGGAACTTCCGTAAGCCATCTGAACAAACCAAATATTGGATATAATGAGAATATTGAAACCTATCTTGCCCGCCATTATTATGTAATGGCAGGATATCGATACGAATTAAATGAATCGTGGGAAGTTTTACCTTCGGTTTTTTATAAAACTGATGCCGTAGTATCTCAATTTGATTTAAATACGAACATTAGATACAATAAAAAGATTTGGGGAGGCGTTTCATATAGGGTTGATGACGCTATTGTTGGAATGTTAGGAGTTTTGTTTAATAATGGTATTCAAATAGGATATGCTTATGACATTTCAACTTCAAAAATTGCAAGAGGATCACATGAGTTTTTATTGGCTTATCGATTCAGTACTAAATTGGAAAAACAACATCAAAAATATAAGAGCATACGATTTTTATAA
- a CDS encoding transglycosylase domain-containing protein, translated as MLKRNTEFNSDTEPISKLQMFKKPLIIFWFVFSMGILIVVLFFAGISNGTFGFMPSFEELENPKNSLATEVYTVDGNLIGKFYFENRSFVEYHELSPFLVDALIATEDVRYKDHSGIDVRGLGRVAKGLVTGDKSAGGGSTISQQLAKMLFPRESFEKKIEIVFRKFREWVIAVKLERSYTKEEIMTMYFNKFDFLNLAVGIKSAANVYFNTTPDSLKIEQAAMLVGMAKNPSYFNPLRRPELTLNRRNVVLSQMVRYDYLSKMEFDSLKNLPLGIDFQKVDHKRGMAPYFREYLRTSLTANEPSRDRYPSYADQQFIKDSIEWETNPFYGWCNKNAKADGTPYNIYKDGLKIYTTLDSRMQRYAEEAVVEHLGFDLQKAFNREKENHKYPPFSDDLSKEDVDQNIETSMRRSERYRVLKKNGMSMDSIRLVFKNPTKMKIFTWKGERDTILSPNDSMLYMKGFLRAGFMSMEPQTGEVRAYVGGPNYEHFMYDMVTIGKRQVGSTIKPFLYTLAMQEGLSPCDKVPNIPQTFILPDGSPWTSRNSTNARDGEMVTLKWGLANSVNNISGWVLKQTTPESVADMAYKMGVISKIDPVPSIYLGTSEVSVYEMVGAYSTFVNKGVYIKPSFITKIEDHKGNILAQSVSRKREVMDERTAYLMTNLLQGVVRRGTGVRLRSKYGLINPIGGKTGTTQNHSDGWFMGITPELVSGVWVGAEDRSVHFEGISLGQGANMALPIWALYMQKVYADKSLGITQGDFEKPRGVNVNLDCDEVSNESNNNDLIESDEENFF; from the coding sequence ATGTTAAAAAGAAACACTGAGTTTAACTCGGATACCGAACCAATTTCGAAACTGCAAATGTTTAAAAAACCACTAATTATTTTCTGGTTCGTTTTTTCGATGGGTATATTAATTGTAGTACTTTTTTTTGCCGGTATTTCAAATGGAACATTTGGCTTTATGCCTTCGTTCGAAGAATTGGAAAATCCTAAAAACAGTTTGGCTACAGAAGTGTATACTGTAGATGGAAATTTGATTGGTAAATTCTATTTTGAAAATAGATCATTTGTTGAATATCATGAATTGTCTCCATTTTTGGTAGATGCATTAATTGCTACTGAAGATGTGAGATATAAAGATCATTCGGGAATTGATGTTCGTGGTTTGGGTCGGGTAGCTAAAGGATTGGTTACTGGTGATAAAAGTGCTGGAGGAGGAAGTACAATTTCTCAACAATTGGCAAAAATGTTATTCCCCCGTGAAAGTTTCGAGAAGAAAATAGAAATTGTTTTCAGGAAATTTCGTGAATGGGTGATTGCGGTAAAGCTGGAACGAAGCTATACCAAAGAGGAAATTATGACCATGTATTTTAATAAATTTGATTTCTTGAATCTGGCAGTTGGAATTAAGTCGGCTGCAAACGTATATTTTAATACAACACCGGATTCTCTTAAGATTGAGCAAGCTGCTATGCTTGTAGGTATGGCAAAAAACCCATCATATTTTAACCCGTTGCGGCGACCTGAATTGACATTGAACCGACGCAATGTTGTTTTATCCCAAATGGTAAGATATGATTACTTATCGAAAATGGAATTTGATTCATTGAAAAACCTTCCTTTAGGAATCGATTTTCAGAAGGTGGATCACAAAAGAGGAATGGCTCCCTATTTTAGAGAGTATTTGCGTACATCTTTAACTGCAAACGAGCCATCAAGAGACAGGTATCCATCTTATGCTGATCAACAATTTATAAAAGATTCGATAGAGTGGGAAACCAATCCTTTTTATGGATGGTGCAATAAAAATGCGAAAGCAGATGGAACTCCATACAATATATATAAGGACGGACTAAAAATATATACAACCCTTGATTCCAGAATGCAGCGGTATGCCGAAGAAGCTGTTGTTGAGCATCTTGGTTTCGATTTACAGAAGGCATTTAACCGGGAGAAAGAAAATCACAAATACCCGCCTTTTTCTGATGATTTATCTAAGGAGGATGTAGATCAAAATATCGAAACTTCCATGAGAAGAAGTGAAAGATATCGTGTTTTAAAGAAAAATGGCATGAGTATGGATTCCATTCGATTGGTATTCAAAAATCCAACGAAAATGAAAATTTTTACCTGGAAGGGAGAAAGGGATACCATCTTAAGTCCAAATGATTCCATGCTTTATATGAAGGGATTTTTGCGTGCGGGATTTATGTCGATGGAACCTCAGACTGGTGAAGTACGTGCTTATGTCGGAGGGCCAAATTACGAACATTTCATGTACGACATGGTTACTATTGGGAAGCGCCAGGTGGGGTCAACCATCAAACCATTTTTATACACACTCGCAATGCAGGAGGGCTTAAGTCCTTGCGATAAGGTTCCCAATATCCCCCAGACTTTCATTTTGCCTGATGGATCTCCATGGACATCAAGAAATTCAACTAATGCCAGGGATGGTGAAATGGTGACTTTAAAATGGGGATTGGCTAATTCGGTGAATAATATATCCGGATGGGTATTGAAACAAACCACTCCTGAATCTGTTGCCGACATGGCTTATAAAATGGGTGTTATCAGTAAAATTGATCCGGTTCCGTCAATATACTTAGGAACCTCAGAAGTGTCTGTTTATGAAATGGTTGGCGCGTACTCGACTTTTGTAAATAAAGGCGTTTACATTAAACCTAGTTTCATAACAAAAATAGAAGATCACAAAGGAAATATACTCGCTCAGTCAGTTTCCAGAAAACGCGAGGTGATGGATGAACGAACAGCTTATTTAATGACAAATCTACTGCAAGGTGTTGTTAGAAGAGGTACAGGAGTAAGATTGAGATCTAAATATGGTTTGATCAATCCTATCGGAGGCAAAACCGGAACAACTCAGAATCATTCAGATGGTTGGTTCATGGGAATTACACCCGAATTAGTTTCCGGCGTATGGGTTGGCGCTGAAGATCGATCTGTTCATTTTGAAGGAATTTCGCTGGGACAAGGAGCAAATATGGCCTTACCAATTTGGGCTCTTTATATGCAGAAAGTTTATGCCGACAAGAGTTTGGGAATTACTCAGGGTGATTTTGAAAAACCTCGTGGAGTAAATGTCAATTTAGACTGTGACGAAGTTTCTAATGAATCAAATAACAACGATTTAATTGAATCTGATGAAGAAAATTTCTTTTAA
- the gldN gene encoding gliding motility protein GldN, translating to MMKKSLLLIIGLVLICASYSSAQTNATSVYSKDHIKNRKPIPYSNIRESDVMWSKLVWRFVDLREKMNLPMYYPTTPEDDRYSLIDLLMYGIENEGLTAYETNDDEFKVPMTIDQIRSKFDAQNDTIMQRNRLTGELEQKILPGEMHTDDVKRYMVKEQWFFDKQTSTLQVRIIGICPIREYIKDGDSELDGIQQKKLFWIYFPEARPLLASHEVFNPNNDAARYSFDDLFLKRHFSSFISQISNVHNNRQISEYTVGLNSMLEAERIKNEIFTFEHDLWEF from the coding sequence ATGATGAAGAAAAGCTTATTACTAATAATTGGTCTTGTATTGATTTGTGCTTCCTATTCCAGTGCACAGACAAATGCAACAAGTGTATACTCAAAAGATCATATTAAAAACAGAAAACCTATTCCTTACTCAAATATACGTGAGTCGGATGTGATGTGGTCGAAGTTAGTTTGGAGATTCGTGGATTTACGGGAAAAAATGAACCTTCCTATGTATTATCCCACAACACCAGAAGATGACCGCTACAGTTTAATCGATCTATTGATGTATGGGATTGAAAATGAAGGCTTAACTGCTTACGAGACAAACGATGATGAATTTAAGGTTCCTATGACGATTGATCAGATTCGTTCGAAGTTTGATGCCCAAAATGATACGATCATGCAACGCAATAGATTGACAGGAGAACTTGAACAAAAAATTCTTCCCGGTGAAATGCATACAGATGATGTAAAAAGATATATGGTGAAAGAACAGTGGTTCTTCGACAAACAAACATCGACTCTACAGGTTCGGATCATTGGAATTTGTCCAATTCGAGAATACATAAAAGATGGCGATTCAGAGTTAGATGGTATTCAACAGAAAAAACTGTTTTGGATCTATTTTCCTGAAGCCCGGCCTTTGCTTGCTTCTCACGAAGTATTTAATCCAAATAACGATGCAGCTCGTTATTCATTCGATGATTTGTTCTTAAAAAGACATTTTTCGAGTTTTATTTCACAAATCTCCAATGTTCACAACAATCGTCAGATTAGTGAATACACTGTGGGATTAAACTCAATGCTTGAAGCAGAACGAATTAAGAATGAGATTTTCACATTTGAACATGATCTTTGGGAATTTTAA